From Anaerohalosphaera lusitana, one genomic window encodes:
- a CDS encoding ThuA domain-containing protein, producing the protein MRSMHMRIALICLGLSVVLAGVSVAAPTAEQIEKMREAMPDEPVVKAKEGRKLLVFTKCKGYVHGSIPYATKSLELMAEKTGAFSIVVSNDMKVFRPETLEQFDAVCFNNTTKLTFDEEPGLKKSLMNFVKSGKGVVGIHAATDNFYEWDEAARMMGGVFDGHPWTAGGTWAFEVEDTGSPLTAAFENVKFKDKDEIYRTKQMGLRENCRVLVRLDLTDNVTGSAGGIRPSDVDIPVSWIRSYGDGRVYYCGFGHNAHIYWNAEIMEHLLAGVQFAMGDLEADTTPVAFDPLSLVDFERLEAILAEVGEYEYGQSRAVVYQLDSFLAGLPEAAVMSGEVQKELGEFLKSEASAAGKKVVCEKLSVYGTEDSAGVLAGLLDDDELGDVARYALERIPGESVDKVLVGELEGASGDQAVGLITTIGRRGIEGALSSVAAKLGSSDQKVQAAALIAIGRIGNRDALKVLQEQKDEFSGDAELQEVFVTALLQCADGLAAKGDKDGAVFIYVNVFKSDWSLSQRVAGLSGLIEAAPEYGVEQVVDLLQGDDEEMKSAAIGLVRLAESGDVAASLAAELGGLNDDIKVQLIGVLQDMGERTAAEAITAAAGSEDMEVRVAAVEALGSLGGSEHVKMLAETAAEDAGNVGEVARESLYRLNEAGVNDKIAELAVSDETGADVRVELIGAIEQRKIESAQGELLELAKSDVQDVSLAALKAMRSVGGGDFDELVEIMINADSSRRSRAAGVAVLARSQKDADAEKRAVKALAGGMQDASDPRSAQSILAIMGKIGNDAALPYIREALRSDDDRMVSGAVKALSGWPSTSPADDLLEVARTSESARTRSMAIRGYVNLAKHVKTGAAEMLEKAIEAAERPAEKKYALGVLGGVKSPAALELAESLAGDEAVGEEAKIAVKKIREALAKNVIEAEASRNSGKVGNAFDDDPGTRWDTGRPMKPGDWFMIDLGYAMNVKQIKLDAKGSANDYPRGYEVYASKDKSEWGESVATGEASKPVVEIELDTDQPVRYLKIVQTGSSGSYYWSIHEMDFVFE; encoded by the coding sequence ATGAGATCGATGCACATGAGAATAGCTTTGATATGTCTGGGGTTGTCGGTGGTTCTGGCTGGTGTTTCGGTGGCGGCGCCGACTGCGGAACAGATCGAGAAGATGCGCGAGGCGATGCCGGATGAGCCTGTCGTGAAGGCGAAAGAGGGGCGGAAGCTTTTGGTGTTTACGAAGTGCAAGGGATATGTACATGGTTCGATCCCATATGCAACGAAGTCGCTGGAGCTGATGGCGGAGAAGACGGGTGCGTTTTCGATCGTGGTGAGCAATGACATGAAGGTGTTTCGGCCCGAGACGCTGGAGCAGTTTGATGCGGTTTGTTTCAATAACACGACGAAACTTACTTTTGATGAGGAGCCTGGGCTGAAAAAGAGTTTGATGAATTTTGTGAAGTCGGGCAAGGGGGTTGTGGGGATCCATGCGGCGACGGACAATTTCTATGAGTGGGACGAGGCAGCGAGGATGATGGGAGGCGTGTTTGATGGGCACCCGTGGACGGCAGGAGGGACGTGGGCTTTTGAGGTGGAGGATACGGGGAGTCCGCTGACGGCAGCGTTTGAAAATGTCAAGTTTAAGGATAAGGATGAGATATACCGTACGAAGCAGATGGGGCTGCGGGAGAACTGCAGGGTGCTGGTGCGGCTTGATCTGACGGATAATGTGACAGGCAGTGCAGGGGGGATACGGCCGAGCGATGTGGATATACCCGTTTCGTGGATACGGTCCTATGGTGACGGTCGGGTGTACTATTGCGGTTTCGGGCACAATGCTCATATTTACTGGAACGCTGAGATAATGGAGCATCTGCTGGCGGGTGTTCAGTTTGCGATGGGGGATCTGGAGGCTGATACGACGCCTGTTGCGTTTGATCCGCTTTCGCTGGTAGATTTCGAGCGGCTTGAAGCTATACTTGCCGAGGTTGGCGAGTATGAGTACGGTCAGAGCAGGGCAGTTGTGTATCAGTTGGACAGTTTCCTTGCTGGGCTGCCTGAGGCGGCTGTGATGAGCGGGGAAGTGCAGAAGGAGCTGGGCGAGTTTTTGAAGTCCGAAGCGAGTGCAGCGGGTAAGAAAGTTGTATGTGAGAAGCTTAGTGTTTACGGTACAGAAGATTCTGCGGGGGTTCTGGCGGGTCTTCTGGATGATGATGAGCTTGGCGATGTGGCTCGGTATGCGTTGGAGCGGATCCCGGGTGAGTCTGTGGATAAGGTGCTGGTCGGTGAGCTTGAGGGTGCGAGCGGTGATCAGGCTGTCGGATTGATCACTACGATCGGCAGGCGCGGGATCGAGGGGGCATTGTCTTCGGTTGCTGCGAAGCTGGGATCTTCGGATCAGAAGGTTCAGGCGGCTGCGTTGATAGCAATCGGACGTATCGGTAACCGGGATGCGCTTAAGGTACTGCAAGAGCAAAAGGATGAGTTTAGCGGAGATGCGGAGCTGCAGGAAGTGTTTGTTACGGCACTGCTGCAATGCGCAGACGGGCTCGCGGCAAAAGGTGACAAGGATGGGGCGGTATTCATTTACGTCAATGTGTTCAAGTCGGATTGGTCGCTTTCGCAGAGGGTGGCTGGTCTGAGCGGACTAATCGAGGCGGCGCCGGAGTACGGAGTTGAGCAGGTTGTAGACCTGTTGCAGGGTGATGATGAAGAGATGAAGAGTGCGGCGATCGGGCTGGTTCGACTGGCTGAGAGCGGAGATGTCGCGGCAAGTCTTGCGGCGGAGCTTGGGGGATTGAATGATGACATCAAGGTTCAGTTGATCGGTGTATTGCAGGATATGGGCGAGAGAACTGCGGCGGAGGCGATTACTGCTGCGGCTGGGTCCGAGGACATGGAGGTGAGGGTTGCCGCGGTCGAAGCGTTGGGAAGTCTTGGCGGGTCGGAGCATGTTAAGATGCTTGCTGAGACGGCAGCGGAGGATGCGGGGAATGTGGGTGAGGTTGCGAGGGAGAGCCTGTACCGGCTCAACGAAGCAGGGGTGAATGATAAGATAGCTGAGCTGGCAGTGTCCGATGAGACAGGGGCAGACGTCAGGGTCGAACTGATCGGTGCGATAGAGCAGAGAAAGATAGAGTCTGCGCAGGGTGAGCTGCTGGAGCTTGCGAAATCGGATGTTCAGGATGTTTCGCTGGCTGCGTTGAAGGCGATGCGGAGCGTGGGTGGGGGCGATTTCGATGAGCTGGTCGAAATTATGATAAATGCGGACAGCTCGCGGCGGAGCAGGGCCGCGGGAGTTGCGGTACTGGCAAGGTCGCAAAAAGATGCGGATGCCGAGAAGAGAGCGGTTAAGGCGCTGGCTGGGGGGATGCAAGACGCCAGCGATCCGAGGTCGGCTCAGTCGATTTTGGCGATAATGGGTAAGATCGGCAATGACGCAGCACTGCCTTACATCAGGGAGGCGCTCAGGTCAGATGATGACAGAATGGTTTCGGGGGCAGTCAAGGCGCTTTCGGGCTGGCCGAGCACGAGCCCTGCGGATGATCTTCTGGAGGTCGCGAGAACCAGTGAGTCGGCGAGGACGCGGTCGATGGCGATCCGGGGTTATGTGAATCTTGCAAAGCACGTGAAAACCGGGGCGGCTGAAATGCTTGAGAAAGCAATTGAAGCTGCTGAAAGACCTGCTGAGAAGAAGTATGCTTTGGGTGTGCTTGGCGGGGTCAAGTCGCCTGCGGCGTTGGAGCTGGCGGAGTCGCTTGCGGGTGATGAGGCTGTTGGCGAAGAGGCGAAGATCGCAGTGAAAAAGATAAGGGAAGCTTTGGCTAAGAATGTGATCGAGGCTGAGGCATCGCGGAATTCGGGCAAGGTCGGCAATGCGTTTGACGACGATCCGGGTACACGTTGGGATACGGGCAGGCCGATGAAGCCCGGCGACTGGTTTATGATTGATCTGGGGTATGCGATGAATGTCAAGCAGATCAAGCTTGACGCGAAGGGTTCGGCGAATGATTATCCGAGGGGATACGAGGTTTATGCTTCCAAGGATAAGAGTGAGTGGGGTGAGTCTGTTGCAACGGGTGAGGCAAGTAAGCCGGTTGTAGAGATAGAGTTGGATACGGATCAGCCGGTCAGATACTTGAAGATAGTGCAGACGGGTTCTTCGGGTTCGTATTACTGGTCAATACATGAGATGGATTTTGTGTTTGAATGA
- a CDS encoding Gfo/Idh/MocA family protein, which translates to MSKGSGLNRRAFLKRAGAAGAAAIAFPHFVPATAMGKAWAAAPSERIVVGGIGVGSMGTGDLRNFLSRSNVQVVAVCDVDDRFANRAKGLVDKKYGNKGCATTRDYREILERDDLDAVFHALPDHWHSIISVACARKGLHIHGQKPLARTIWEGRQICDAVKEHNVVWQTGSWQRSQQHFRRACELVINGKIGDVKYVEVGLPDGKATGTKSLLDVPDALDWDMWLGPAPKRPYQDFGRGSCHWDWRWIMDYSGGQLTDWAGHHVDIAHWGLGLDRTGPVEIEGRGVYPKDGLYDVPIAYKFRCKYKNGVEMVVANRSQQPRGQGVVWYGEKGWIHVNRGGLWAEKPEVLRESILPNEIQLYDSNDHVGNFLDCVRSGKETITPVEVAHRSISVGLLGEIAMLTRRKLRWNPDTERFVDDEQANRYLSRPFRSPWHIA; encoded by the coding sequence ATGAGCAAAGGTTCCGGGCTTAACAGGCGGGCGTTTTTAAAAAGAGCGGGTGCTGCGGGTGCGGCGGCGATCGCATTTCCGCATTTCGTGCCGGCGACGGCGATGGGTAAGGCCTGGGCCGCGGCTCCGAGTGAGCGGATAGTTGTCGGCGGTATCGGTGTCGGCAGCATGGGAACGGGGGATCTGCGGAACTTTCTGAGCAGGAGCAACGTGCAGGTTGTTGCGGTGTGTGACGTCGATGACAGGTTTGCCAATCGTGCGAAGGGGCTTGTCGATAAGAAGTACGGCAACAAGGGTTGTGCGACGACGCGGGATTACCGCGAGATATTGGAGCGTGACGATCTTGATGCTGTGTTTCATGCACTGCCGGACCATTGGCACAGTATTATCTCGGTGGCGTGTGCGAGAAAGGGCCTGCATATTCACGGTCAGAAGCCGCTGGCACGTACGATCTGGGAAGGCAGGCAGATATGCGACGCGGTCAAGGAGCACAACGTCGTCTGGCAGACGGGGAGCTGGCAGCGGTCGCAGCAGCATTTCCGCAGGGCGTGTGAGCTGGTGATCAACGGGAAGATCGGCGATGTGAAGTATGTCGAAGTTGGTCTGCCGGACGGAAAGGCGACGGGTACGAAGTCTTTGCTTGATGTGCCTGATGCGCTTGACTGGGATATGTGGCTCGGGCCGGCTCCGAAGAGGCCCTATCAGGATTTCGGGCGGGGGAGCTGTCACTGGGACTGGCGTTGGATCATGGATTATTCCGGCGGTCAGTTGACCGACTGGGCGGGGCACCATGTGGATATCGCGCATTGGGGGCTTGGGCTGGATCGGACGGGGCCTGTGGAGATAGAGGGGCGAGGTGTTTATCCGAAGGACGGGCTTTATGATGTGCCGATCGCGTACAAGTTCAGGTGCAAGTATAAGAACGGCGTGGAGATGGTGGTCGCGAACAGGTCGCAGCAGCCGAGGGGGCAGGGCGTTGTCTGGTATGGTGAAAAGGGCTGGATCCATGTTAACAGAGGCGGTTTGTGGGCCGAGAAGCCGGAGGTGCTGCGAGAGAGCATACTGCCGAACGAGATACAGCTTTATGACAGTAATGACCACGTGGGCAATTTCCTGGATTGCGTGCGGAGCGGCAAGGAGACCATTACGCCTGTAGAGGTTGCGCATCGGTCGATCAGTGTTGGGCTGCTGGGCGAGATCGCGATGCTGACGAGGCGGAAGCTGAGGTGGAACCCGGATACGGAACGGTTTGTGGATGATGAGCAGGCTAATCGGTATCTTTCGAGGCCGTTCAGGAGTCCGTGGCACATTGCGTAG